The Theileria parva strain Muguga chromosome 1, complete sequence, whole genome shotgun sequence DNA window GACCACTTCAACGACCCACAGAGCGATGACTTCTGCTTTTTGCTCTCAACAAAGGCAGGAGGGCTGGGAATTAACCTGACCTCAGCGGATACAGTGATCATCTACGACTCTGATTGGAACCCACAGAACGACCTGCAGGCAGAGGCAAGAGCGCACAGAATTGGCCAAACCAAAACCGTACAAATATACAGACTGGTAACCAAAGATTCAATAGAACAGACGATATTAGAGAGAGCTAAAACAAAGATGGTGCTGGACGCACTAGTTGTTCAAGGACTTAACAAGCGTGGAGACGCAGTGATGTTCAATGACGACGGGAAATCAGGATTTTCCCGTGAGGAACTCGCAAAGATCCTCAAGTTCGGAGCCTCAAAGCTCTGGGCAACTGCAAACCCACAAACGAACAAGTCCTCTTCAACAGATGAAAAACTGGATATTGATTTGGACAAAGTCTTGCAAGAGGCAGAGCTAACAAAGGAGAATGATTCAGACCTGGCAGCAGACCTCTTATCATCCTACACTAACATCACGGAGTTCAGATATGAGCCGCCAGAAGGACAGCTTGAGGCCAGTGGAGAAAACGACAAGGAGTTTTGGGAGGCTACAATTCCACTTGAGGAACGCGTTAAGCTCAAGAAGAAGAAGCAAGAGGAGTTGTTGGTCATGGGTCCCAGAAGAACACGCGCTAAGGATACTGGAGCCATCGAGACTGATGACTACTCAGACGATGAGGCCGATGCAGATTTCCAGCCCAGAAAGACGACAAAAGAGTTATTACAGTCTCAAGAAGGTCTTAAGGGTAAGAGAGGCCAGCGCAGGTCCAGAAAAGCTGTTTTGACGATCAAGGATAAGATGAAGATCCACAGAAGCCTAAGCAAGTTCGGAGTGCCAGAACTAAGACTTAAGGACATACACGCAGATACTAAACTCAACAAAGTTGACCCAAGAGTCATCCTCAACGAATGCCAGAACATGATTGACAGTTGCAAATCCAAACTGAAGGCAAGTGCGGAAGACGAGGACAAACGCTCAAGAAGGAGCCAGCTTATTGTTGAGATGGGCGAGATCAAAGTCAACGCACAAGACTTCCTGGATAAGATGAAACTACTTGAAAGTCTGGAGCAGTTTGGCCGTAAACTTGCAGGAAGCTCATGGAGTATGGCGCCAAACGACGAGTTTGAGATACCCCTACAGGTGCTTGACCAGATGAACGAGGGTAAGGAGACATGGACCTCAGATGACATAGTCAACCTCCTCAAGCTGATCAACAAGTTAGGGTTTGGATACTGGTCTCAAATGTGTGCAGACAAGGAGTTGTGTGTAGGTGTACTCCAAGACATTAAGCACGACAGGTTGAAAAACCGAGCAATGAAGCTTCTCAAGATTGTCAACACGTACATCGACCCAACGTCTGTGATAACACTGAGTGACGAAAAGAGGCTCTCAACTGTTAGAGAAGCTCCCGTTAAGCCCAAGAAGAAGGAGTCGGTGGCAAGTGATAAGGAAACTGAGATAACTTCGGAAGGAGTTAATGATAAGGTTAGAGATGACCTGAGTGATATCTACACACTCGACGCCGCCGACGCCAACAAGGACTCGACAGACGTGGTAAACATGCTCTCAACAGGAAAACTAACGTCCAGAGACCATTACGCAAGTGCCGTTAAGCATGTGCTAAAGTCCTGCAGAGACGTCTTGAGGACCACGAAGCGTCTCAGAAACACGTCCATGGATTTCGCCGAAAACCTCAAGTCCGAAGAGTTCCAAGCACAAGTTAGGGACACAGTAAAGACCGTCAAAAGCGCACTCGATAGCAATCTCAATGTCTGCCCCGACGAATCAGTAGCAAACAAACTCAGAACCGCCTGCTGGAAGTTCGTCTCCAAAATCATACAGTCTGATCAATTCCACTTAGAATCTTACTAACTTCAAAAGAATACTACAAAACACATCTGGAATCTTATCATATAGAACTAGAGctaatataaaaaagaatACAATTTCAATTCTATTcaaaaaaaattttcaagGATTCTACAAACACTAGCCAGAATCatactaatattatactatatgCACATGTACATTTTACCTAAAATTCGCATTAGATTCTactacaaattatattataaatgtattttctaaaattgatgtttaaattttaattaaaataattgatgTGGATTAGAGAAAAGATCAATTTTGGTATGGAACCTGGTGGGAAAATGAGTCTGAGAAAAAGTGACCAGTGTTTCAGGATCTAGATACTATGTcaaaaacaattaaatatgGAATTGTTATGGCTTAATTTCGGCCAATGTGGACTACAGATTGCAGACACATATTGGACAAACCTAGCAAACAACTTTACAAAAAACTTCAGTGAAAATGGATCGCATACAAGTTTTTACACAACTGGAAAAGATGTAGGAATTGACGTTAAAAAGCCAAAATTGTCATCATTGAAGCCAAGATGTTTGGTAATTGATACAGAAACAATCACATCTGACGAGATTCTGATAAATAGCAAGCATAGTTTGTTGACAAAAGATAATGTGTTGACAGACAATGGATCGCACGGAGGGAATTTCATGACTGTATTCAATAATTTGGGACAGAAGTACTGGAAATCCATCCAAAGATATGTTTTTAATATGATGGAGAAGTGTGACCACTTTGAATACTTCAACTTAACACTAGGAGTAGGAGGATCATCAGGCTCAGCACTAGGAGCATATACGGCTCAGATGTTGTCACAGTTGTACCCAAAAATCCCAATTATAACCAACATAGTCGATGATGAAAACACATCGCCTGTCGCATCATACAACACCCTGTTTTCGCTTTCAGTTCTACAGGAACACTCGACCATGATCATACCCTTTTCaaacaataatataatcGAATCAATCAAGAAAACAACAGACATAACGTTCAAAAGTGGAAGTAAAGATTACTTTAATCCAATAAACTCAGTAATATCGAACTTTTTACAAGAATTCAACAACGTGACTGTATTTCCAGACTCGCGCTTTAACAGGATTGATATCATCAAAAACTCACTTTTACCATTTCAAAACATGAATTATACATGTCCATTAAAATCGCCAGTTGTAGAGCCAAGACCAAATTGTAAATACCACTTGGACCAGCTTTATGAGGACCTATTCATTGGAGATACTAGAATTTCACCAATTCCAACACACTCAGATATGTTGCCAATAAccatttcaattttaaacgGTGGAAATTACCGAAACTTAAAGTATTCGATTACCCACAAGATGAGAAACGGTACATTCACCTGGAACAAAGAAGAACCTAAATCTAGCACGCATGACATTGGTGAGGATTTTAAACCAATAACTACAAGGCATCCACTAGTCGCTCTTAGTAACCACACGGGTATATCGCACTACCTTGACAAGGTTTGTGACAACGTTGAGTCGTTGGTTCACAGAAATGCGTTTTTACATCAATTTGAAGGTATGATTGACAATGAAGAGATATACTACAAGATGATGAAGTTGAGGGAAACATCACAGATGTGTAAGCAGCAAGATGCTATGATTAAGAAGCAGTTTCGGGATGTAGACTTAAAACATGAAAGAACATCACCGTAGATGAATTCTGGTTCAGTTGGTGTACttaaagattttaaaatggactaatttaatagaatatatttgataaaatattctttttgataacattaaaatactaattaggattttttattatcgTCTGGACTCTTAGTGAAGGTGGAAAGTGCAAAGGCGTTGAATTGGAACACAACTTTCTGAAGAGATTCAACCTGCCTGAGTTCCTTATTCATGAGGTCCAAAACGTTACGCATCGTATAGTCATCCCCCAGAACATTAAACGGTTCAGTATCCCTACTTTTAGACAGAGTCGCAAGGTTGGTTAGCCCCTCCAAGACCTTTTTAAGGCTGTGTACAGCTTTTTCCtgaacaaattaataaaaatgaaactAACCATGCTTTCTTTTATGTGACTATCAGCTTGAGATATCTTTACTAACGAGGGATCTAAGAGGAGATTTAGGTTGTCAAGACTGTTCTCTTGGGTAGAGGTGTCTTGAACATTAACAGGCGGTGTCTGAGGAAAATTATCCTGTACACCAGGCATTCCAGTAAAGGAGTTCATAGTACCAACAGTAGCCATGGGATTTTTTACTGGACCAACAGTATTGTTCATGGCACTAACAGCATTACTCATGGAATTAACAGAGGCAGCTTGAGTGAAATCTGCTGGATTAAGAGCACCGTTTTGTAGAGCTTGATTTTGGTTTGATAGAACTGCTGCAGTAACCGCCTTCTTGAGGCCTTCAGGGTCAACCGTAGGCACTGTTACCTTAGGAGAGGAACTTTGGATTACATCTTGTTTATCTTGAGGAGAAGCTGATTTTACTTGAAGAAAAGAACCATCTGGTGACAAATCTGGAGAACTACGCCTCAGAGCAgacacattttttaaaaactgtGAGAAACAGGAATACAAAAAGGCTATTGCGATAgtatttaatttcataatcAAAgacaattaaaatttaatgaaatggGAAGATGTACATAATAAAATCTCAAGGTAAAGGCAGAGTTGACGAACACATTGGACGGAAGTGATAGGTGCTGAAAGGTGCTTTAATAGGCGaagtaaaaattaagtaaaaaataaatagaaataataattaatagatGATATTTGGTtataaatgaaataaattgTCGAGTTCATTAAAAGTCTTGAGTGAATCCTTAAGACGAAGGAGATAAACCTAGGAAggtttattaaataacGACAATGtctattttaaaatattattaaaatacacattaataaatatttaaaattaattaagtaaaatatatatttatcagGTTAATAcgataattaatatataaatattatgagCCTGTCGTATCCGGAACTTGAGCAGAGAATTCTTGAAATAAAGGTATTTATTCTATTATacaactaatttttattccagaaaaaaatatgtaaacCAAACTGTAAGAAATGTAAAAGAGCATTACATGAAAGCATTGAAAtcaaatctaaaatatttaattcaaGTAAAAAGAGACATTTGGGATCTGGAGATGAATCTAACAAATACTATGATGCAATAGAATACACATCTGATTCGTTGCcatgtatttttatttcatcaCATTATGACTTACAGATAAATATCGCAAAATAACCTCAGATAATGGGACGGtaactaaaatttcaattgtaagttttaataacatactatatttaacaaCGATATCtaatatcattttcattaGGATATATATAAACAAAAATCACCTCTAGAACAAGgtaatgaaataattatccgtttatatttattttaatagaAACTTCAAACACACTTAAAAAGAGGAAATCTGATCGTTCGTATTCTAAAAAAGTAGATGAAAACAAACAAAGTTCAAAAAGAACTTTAGAAGATTATAATATAACTCAACCAGAGTATCCGGAAGAAGGTATTATATTGCACataaaacacatttttagaAGTAACacttgataaaaaatatgaaaattttgtaaagaAAATAGATCTTGCAACTCTAACACACCTTATAGGCTCTGGTTCAGAAGAACCTAAAAGTCCTGTTAGGATCAGTGAACCACTATTCACTATACCAACAACTTCAGAAACTGTTAAACCACTAGAACAGACTTTAACACACCAACCAGTTGATACAGCTGATGCTCTGACTCATAAAATTCCTGAACCTATTCAAAAGGATATTGAAAAACCACAAGATAAAGTCGTCGAACCTTCCCTTACAATTGAACAAGATGATAAACCCAGAGTCTTATTTACTTCTGAATCCAAGACCTCAGTGGATGATAAAAGCCCATTTGACATTCTACATAAAATAAACGCACCGATACCTAAGGGTAATCCCCTGTTCGCTCCTACACAACAggattcaaatttatttaagCCGAAAACTGACGGAGCAAATTTCGTTTTTGGTCAGTCACAGCCCTCAGTTAAGAAACCTCCTGAACCAGCAAATATATTTGCAAATCAGCAACAACAAATGCAACAGAACCAACTTATGAATCCTCAACTTGTCATTCCAGGATTCGGTCAAAATATATTAC harbors:
- a CDS encoding Tp3, whose protein sequence is MKLNTIAIAFLYSCFSQFLKNVSALRRSSPDLSPDGSFLQVKSASPQDKQDVIQSSSPKVTVPTVDPEGLKKAVTAAVLSNQNQALQNGALNPADFTQAASVNSMSNAVSAMNNTVGPVKNPMATVGTMNSFTGMPGVQDNFPQTPPVNVQDTSTQENSLDNLNLLLDPSLVKISQADSHIKESMEKAVHSLKKVLEGLTNLATLSKSRDTEPFNVLGDDYTMRNVLDLMNKELRQVESLQKVVFQFNAFALSTFTKSPDDNKKS
- the Tube1 gene encoding tubulin/FtsZ family GTPase domain protein, with the translated sequence MELLWLNFGQCGLQIADTYWTNLANNFTKNFSENGSHTSFYTTGKDVGIDVKKPKLSSLKPRCLVIDTETITSDEILINSKHSLLTKDNVLTDNGSHGGNFMTVFNNLGQKYWKSIQRYVFNMMEKCDHFEYFNLTLGVGGSSGSALGAYTAQMLSQLYPKIPIITNIVDDENTSPVASYNTLFSLSVLQEHSTMIIPFSNNNIIESIKKTTDITFKSGSKDYFNPINSVISNFLQEFNNVTVFPDSRFNRIDIIKNSLLPFQNMNYTCPLKSPVVEPRPNCKYHLDQLYEDLFIGDTRISPIPTHSDMLPITISILNGGNYRNLKYSITHKMRNGTFTWNKEEPKSSTHDIGEDFKPITTRHPLVALSNHTGISHYLDKVCDNVESLVHRNAFLHQFEGMIDNEEIYYKMMKLRETSQMCKQQDAMIKKQFRDVDLKHERTSP